A part of Quatrionicoccus australiensis genomic DNA contains:
- a CDS encoding peroxiredoxin produces MAVLVGKQAPDFTATAVFGNNEIKDLKLSDFKGKPVVLFFYPLDFTFVCPSELIAFDHRLEEFKQRGVEVIGVSIDSQFTHLAWKNTAIKDGGIGQVGYPLVADVKHDICRAYDVELESDGVALRGSFLIDKTGVVMHQVVNMLPLGRNIDEMLRMVDALQFFEEHGEVCPAGWNKGKPGMTASTEGVAAYLAKNAKKL; encoded by the coding sequence ATGGCCGTTCTCGTCGGCAAGCAAGCCCCGGATTTCACCGCCACCGCCGTCTTTGGCAACAATGAAATCAAGGACCTGAAACTCTCCGATTTCAAGGGCAAGCCGGTTGTCCTGTTCTTCTACCCGCTCGACTTTACCTTCGTCTGCCCGTCCGAGCTGATCGCCTTCGATCACCGCCTGGAAGAGTTCAAGCAGCGTGGCGTTGAAGTGATCGGCGTCTCGATCGACTCCCAGTTCACCCACCTGGCCTGGAAAAACACCGCAATCAAGGACGGCGGCATCGGCCAGGTCGGCTACCCGCTGGTTGCCGACGTCAAGCATGACATCTGCCGCGCCTACGACGTCGAACTCGAAAGCGACGGCGTCGCCCTGCGCGGTTCCTTCCTGATCGACAAGACCGGTGTCGTCATGCACCAGGTCGTCAACATGCTGCCGCTCGGCCGCAACATCGACGAAATGCTGCGCATGGTCGATGCCCTGCAGTTCTTCGAAGAACACGGCGAAGTCTGCCCGGCCGGCTGGAACAAGGGCAAACCGGGCATGACCGCCTCGACTGAAGGCGTTGCCGCCTACCTCGCGAAGAACGCCAAGAAGCTGTAA
- a CDS encoding complex I subunit 4 family protein, which produces MLKVLVFMPVLGAAAVALLPARRALPLWQTAMLFALAALAYSGWLAAQFEPAGAAIQMFESQAWNKRLGSYFALGVDGISLAMVLLTALLTLIAVLVSRRMEEGARLYFMLVLLLESAMFGVFTARDWSLFYVFWEATLLPLFFLIDRLGGPNRQKAALNFFLYTLGGSVFMLVALLFLYDAAPGHSFAMADMAAGGRGLPLNMQLLIFAGLFIGFGVKMPVFPLHGWLPLAHVEAPSPVSILLSGVLLKMGAYGLIRAAETLPAALLATQDWLALLACVSLLYGGILAWRQQDLKAMVAYSSISHMGIVLLGIATLNVTGLTGAVMQMVAHGLTAGLLFLLVGLLYQRTHSRDLADYGALTGQAPRFAFFIAFALLAALGLPGSAGFIAELHALIGGFARWQGWVLLLGIAMLIGAAYSLRVIGRLCLKGEPMQLADMTRTEMSAAGILAFAIVGLGLWPAPLLELVAGSVGQLARLFGA; this is translated from the coding sequence GTGTTGAAGGTGCTGGTTTTCATGCCAGTGCTCGGGGCGGCAGCCGTTGCCTTGCTGCCGGCCCGGCGCGCCCTGCCGCTTTGGCAGACGGCCATGCTCTTCGCGCTGGCCGCGCTGGCCTATTCGGGTTGGTTGGCCGCGCAATTCGAGCCGGCCGGTGCCGCCATCCAGATGTTCGAAAGCCAGGCCTGGAACAAGCGTCTGGGCTCTTATTTTGCGCTCGGCGTCGATGGCATTTCGCTCGCCATGGTGCTGTTGACCGCCCTGCTGACCCTGATCGCGGTGCTTGTCTCGCGCCGTATGGAAGAGGGCGCCCGCCTCTATTTCATGCTCGTCCTGCTCCTCGAATCGGCGATGTTCGGCGTATTCACCGCGCGTGACTGGTCGCTGTTCTACGTGTTCTGGGAAGCGACGCTGCTGCCGCTGTTCTTCCTGATCGACCGCCTGGGCGGGCCGAACCGGCAAAAGGCGGCGCTCAATTTCTTCCTGTACACCTTGGGCGGCTCGGTATTCATGCTGGTCGCGCTGCTCTTTTTGTACGACGCGGCACCCGGCCACAGTTTCGCGATGGCCGACATGGCGGCCGGCGGGCGCGGCTTGCCGCTCAACATGCAATTGCTGATCTTCGCCGGCCTGTTCATCGGTTTCGGCGTCAAGATGCCGGTCTTTCCGCTGCACGGCTGGCTGCCGCTGGCCCACGTCGAGGCGCCGAGTCCGGTGTCCATCCTGCTCTCCGGCGTGCTGCTCAAGATGGGCGCCTACGGCCTGATCCGCGCTGCCGAAACGCTGCCTGCCGCCTTGCTCGCGACGCAGGACTGGCTGGCCCTGCTCGCCTGCGTCAGCCTGCTCTACGGCGGCATTCTTGCCTGGCGGCAGCAGGATCTCAAGGCGATGGTCGCCTATTCGTCGATCTCGCACATGGGGATCGTGCTGCTCGGCATCGCAACGCTCAACGTCACCGGCCTGACCGGCGCGGTGATGCAGATGGTGGCGCACGGCCTGACCGCCGGCCTGCTCTTCCTGCTTGTCGGCCTGCTGTACCAGCGCACGCACAGTCGCGATCTGGCCGATTACGGCGCGTTGACCGGGCAGGCGCCGCGCTTCGCCTTCTTCATCGCCTTCGCGCTGCTTGCCGCGCTGGGCTTGCCGGGCAGCGCCGGCTTCATCGCCGAACTGCATGCGCTGATCGGCGGTTTCGCACGCTGGCAGGGCTGGGTGCTGCTGCTTGGCATCGCCATGCTGATCGGCGCCGCCTACAGCCTGCGCGTGATCGGCCGCCTCTGCCTCAAGGGCGAACCGATGCAACTGGCCGACATGACGCGCACCGAGATGAGCGCGGCCGGCATCCTGGCTTTTGCCATCGTCGGGCTTGGCCTGTGGCCGGCCCCGCTGCTCGAACTGGTCGCCGGCAGCGTCGGCCAGCTTGCCCGCCTGTTCGGAGCCTGA
- a CDS encoding response regulator — MADTEFLSTRQAALRLGVSLGTVQNMVESGALDAWKTAGGHRRIPATSVEAMLARRKSQSASPETVASLDILIAEDDPILQKLYQATFERWNLPLQLRIVDNGFEGLVQVGQRMPDVLIADLMMPGMDGFEMIRRLRANPDLAAMDIVVISAIDSAEIAQQGLPEDVTVFAKPIPFHEIKGFMLGRLASRQRPVR, encoded by the coding sequence ATGGCAGACACGGAATTTCTCAGCACCCGCCAAGCAGCGCTACGCCTTGGCGTATCCCTCGGCACCGTACAGAACATGGTGGAAAGCGGCGCCCTTGACGCCTGGAAGACGGCCGGCGGGCATCGCCGCATTCCCGCCACCTCGGTCGAGGCCATGCTGGCCAGGCGCAAGAGTCAGAGCGCCTCACCGGAAACAGTCGCCAGCCTCGACATCCTGATTGCCGAAGACGACCCCATCCTGCAAAAGCTTTACCAGGCAACCTTCGAGCGCTGGAACCTGCCGCTCCAGCTGCGCATCGTCGACAACGGTTTTGAAGGTCTGGTCCAGGTCGGCCAGCGCATGCCCGATGTCCTGATCGCCGACCTGATGATGCCCGGCATGGACGGTTTCGAGATGATTCGTCGCCTTCGCGCCAACCCGGATCTCGCCGCCATGGACATCGTCGTGATCAGTGCCATCGACAGCGCCGAGATCGCCCAGCAGGGTCTGCCGGAAGACGTCACGGTATTTGCCAAGCCGATTCCCTTCCACGAAATCAAGGGCTTCATGCTCGGTCGCCTGGCCTCGCGCCAGCGCCCCGTGCGCTGA